In a genomic window of Thiosocius teredinicola:
- a CDS encoding formate dehydrogenase subunit gamma, giving the protein MPFATRSSLMPACVLFFVLCVLCAGSSAFAADTEPATHSPIMVPNPATDLWRAVRQRGGDVVGNTQARGVDSGVLINTSGEEFRNYRRNDFIGPAGWVVIGAVAVIFVFYLIRGRIPIDGGRSGKRILRFGDFDRTLHWFTAILFIFLAITGLTLLFGRFVVLPIFGAEAFSVIASACKEGHNLFGPLFIVAVVLLFVRFAVKNLPAKGDLKWLAKGGGIIGKAHVSAGFFNAGEKIWFWAVMVLGVTVSASGLILDFPVFGQGRETMQLALVVHGAAAILFIAGSFGHIYIGTLGTEGSLESMTTGTVDENWAKSHHDRWYAEVKGKQAPDVPDSGVPPIGLQAKPDKA; this is encoded by the coding sequence ATGCCGTTTGCAACCCGAAGCAGCCTGATGCCGGCGTGCGTCCTGTTCTTCGTGTTGTGTGTTCTGTGCGCAGGTTCTTCGGCATTCGCCGCCGACACCGAGCCCGCCACGCACTCGCCCATCATGGTGCCGAACCCGGCAACGGACCTTTGGCGGGCGGTCCGTCAACGCGGCGGAGACGTCGTCGGCAACACCCAGGCGCGCGGTGTCGATAGCGGCGTGCTGATCAACACCAGTGGCGAGGAGTTCCGCAATTACCGGCGCAACGACTTCATTGGACCTGCCGGATGGGTAGTCATTGGTGCGGTCGCGGTAATCTTCGTGTTCTACCTGATACGCGGGCGCATTCCGATCGACGGCGGGCGGTCAGGCAAGCGCATCCTGCGGTTCGGCGACTTTGACCGTACCCTGCATTGGTTCACCGCAATCCTGTTTATCTTTCTCGCCATCACGGGCCTGACGCTGCTTTTCGGTCGCTTCGTCGTCCTGCCGATATTCGGCGCCGAGGCGTTCAGTGTGATAGCCAGCGCCTGCAAGGAAGGTCACAACCTGTTCGGCCCGCTGTTCATCGTGGCCGTGGTGTTGCTGTTCGTGCGCTTCGCGGTAAAGAACCTTCCGGCAAAAGGCGACCTCAAGTGGCTGGCGAAAGGCGGAGGCATCATCGGCAAGGCGCATGTCAGCGCCGGCTTTTTCAACGCCGGCGAGAAGATCTGGTTCTGGGCGGTGATGGTGCTTGGTGTCACCGTATCGGCATCCGGCCTGATCCTCGATTTCCCGGTGTTCGGCCAGGGCCGGGAAACCATGCAACTGGCGCTGGTGGTTCACGGAGCTGCCGCTATCCTGTTCATCGCCGGCTCGTTCGGCCACATCTATATCGGCACGCTCGGTACCGAGGGCAGCCTCGAGAGCATGACGACAGGTACGGTCGACGAGAACTGGGCCAAATCGCATCACGACCGGTGGTACGCAGAGGTCAAGGGTAAGCAAGCACCGGATGTGCCGGATTCCGGTGTTCCGCCTATCGGTTTACAGGCGAAACCCGACAAGGCGTAG
- the fdh3B gene encoding formate dehydrogenase FDH3 subunit beta has translation MANMKFYCDAERCIECNACVTACKNENEVPWGVNRRRVVTIKDGEAGERSLSVACMHCSDAPCAAVCPVDCFYTTEDGVVLHDKDICIGCGYCFYACPFGAPQFPKAGAFASRGKMDKCTFCAGGPAETGSADEHRTYGSNRLAEGKLPLCAEMCSTKALLAGDADVVSDIYRKRVINRGASVLDWGVNYDRAGIRATRGMKGKASSDG, from the coding sequence ATGGCCAATATGAAGTTCTACTGCGACGCTGAGCGCTGTATCGAGTGCAATGCCTGTGTCACCGCTTGCAAGAATGAAAACGAGGTACCCTGGGGTGTAAACCGCCGGCGCGTCGTCACCATCAAAGACGGCGAAGCCGGTGAACGCTCATTGTCGGTCGCCTGTATGCATTGCTCGGACGCGCCCTGCGCCGCCGTCTGTCCGGTCGATTGTTTCTACACCACCGAAGACGGCGTGGTACTGCACGACAAGGACATCTGCATCGGCTGCGGTTACTGCTTCTACGCCTGCCCCTTTGGTGCGCCGCAGTTTCCGAAGGCCGGCGCGTTCGCCTCGCGCGGCAAGATGGACAAGTGCACCTTCTGCGCCGGTGGTCCTGCCGAGACCGGCAGTGCGGACGAGCATCGCACCTACGGTTCGAATCGTCTGGCCGAAGGCAAGCTGCCCCTGTGTGCCGAGATGTGCTCCACCAAGGCACTGCTGGCCGGCGATGCCGACGTCGTATCCGACATCTACCGCAAACGTGTCATCAACCGTGGTGCCTCGGTTCTCGACTGGGGTGTCAACTACGATCGTGCGGGCATTCGTGCCACGCGCGGCATGAAAGGCAAAGCCAGCAGCGACGGCTGA